A genomic region of Octopus sinensis linkage group LG2, ASM634580v1, whole genome shotgun sequence contains the following coding sequences:
- the LOC115225210 gene encoding uncharacterized protein LOC115225210, giving the protein MTPRKAEEDFKIPKSVLHRHIKLGKNIKKHGGQTVLFSGEEKILVQRLVLCASWGYPMDSYDVRLIVKGYMDRRGVDVKRFKGNMPGVDWAESFLMRHKDNLRERISQNINRAQATVSQPTINSYFNNLAESLDGTHAPNIVNYDETNLTDDPGRKEVITKRGTKYPEISTSKVSTSLIYAAAADGILIPPYIVYKAVNLYDTWTFGGPNGARYNRSKSGWFDLQSFSDWFTTIALPYLKKLAGKQVLIGDTLNSHLSLEVIKTCKENDISFIFLPLNSTQLF; this is encoded by the coding sequence ATGACACCCAGAAAAGCAGAAGAGGACTTCAAAATTCCTAAGAGTGTTCTTCATCGGCACATCAAGTTGGGGAAAAATATCAAGAAACATGGTGGACAGACTGTTTTGTTTTCAGGTGAGGAGAAAATTCTTGTACAAAGGCTCGTGCTGTGTGCCTCTTGGGGCTATCCGATGGACTCCTATGATGTGCGACTGATCGTTAAAGGATACATGGATCGCCGAGGTGTCGATGTGAAAAGATTCAAAGGGAATATGCCTGGTGTAGATTGGGCTGAGTCATTTCTAATGAGACATAAAGACAATTTAAGAGAACGAATAAGCCAAAATATCAATCGAGCACAAGCCACCGTCTCTCAACCTACAATAAACTCGTATTTCAACAATTTAGCTGAGAGCTTAGATGGTACACATGCACCAAATATTGTGAACTACGATGAAACAAACCTAACGGACGACCCGGGACGAAAAGAAGTCATCACCAAACGAGGTACAAAATATCCAGAAATATCCACCTCTAAAGTATCTACTTCTTTGATATACGCCGCCGCGGCTGATGGTATTCTTATCCCTCCTTACATTGTGTACAAGGCTGTTAACCTGTACGACACATGGACATTCGGTGGGCCAAATGGTGCCCGATACAACAGAAGTAAGTCGGGCTGGTTTGATCTTCAAAGTTTCAGTGACTGGTTTACAACCATAGCCTTACCTTATCTGAAAAAACTGGCAGGAAAACAAGTTTTGATTGGCGACACTCTAAATTCACATTTGTCCTTAGAAGTGATAAAAACCTGTAAGGAGAACGATATATCCTTCATATTTCTGCCACTAAATTCGACACAGCTTTTTTAA